The sequence below is a genomic window from Rhodococcus sp. 4CII.
TTGGTGTACGAGTGGGTGTGGTCACCGTGGTCGATGGTCCAGGATCCGCCGTCCACCACATGCACGGCGCCGCCGGCACCGTCCACCGCGAACGCGTAGCGGTCCTTCACCGTCGTGATGCGCGCCGGGTTGTCGAACTCGAACGAATGGAGCGTCTCCGCGGTCGCGAGGTCGAGCACGTCCACGCGGCCCGAGTCGGCGTCGGATACGACGAGTCGGGGTTCGGGACCCTCGACCTCCGTCGATCCCGCCTCGGCGGCGAGATCGCTACCCGGTTGGCTCCGGCCACCGGGGGAGGCGGCCTCCTCGTCGGGGGCCGCGCAGGCGCCGAGGGTCAGTACGGCGACCGCGGCTATCGCTGCGCGGGTGGGGGTCGTGTTCGGCATTCGCGTTCTCCATCTATCGAACGGGTACGGGAGTGGGCAGAACGGCAGGTCGCAGGCGTCGCGACGCCGAGCGGGCCAGGGCCGCGGCGAAGAACTGGAGCACGGCGAGTCCGGCGATCGTCGCGCCCGCGGCGGTGTCGGCATTCCACGACACGATCAGCCCCGCGAAAGTGGCGGACCAGCCGAGGAGCACGGCGACGGCCATAGTGGCGCCGATCGACTTGCCGAACAGCGCGGCGGTGGCGGACGGCGCGACGAGGAGTCCGAACACGAGCAGGGTGCCGACGATGCGAAACGACGCGACCACCGCGAGGACCACCAGTGCGAGCAGGGCGAGGTGGGCCCACCGAGGCCGCAGTCCCAAAGTGTGGGCCTTGCGTTCGTCGAATACGAGGGCGACGAACGGGCGGTACGCGAGCACCGAGAGGATCCCGGCGACGGCGGCCGCGGCCGCGAGCCAGATCAGGTCGCCCCGGGTCGCCGACAGGACGTCACCGAACAGGAAGGCGGTGAGATCTACCGCGAACGACCGTGCGCGCGAGACGATCACGACACCGACTGTGAGCATGCCGACGAACAGCAGGCCGATTCCGGTGTCCTCGGACAGTCGCGAGTGCTTCGATACCCAGGCGACGCCGAGGATCATGACGACCGCACTCGCGGCCGCGCCGACGAGGAGATTCGCGCCCGCGAGATAGGCGACGGCCACTCCGGGGAGCATGCCGTGTGAGATGGCCTCGCTCATGAAGGCCATGCCGCGCAACACGACCCAGGTGCCCACGAGTCCGCAGAGCACGGACACCAGCATGCCCGCGAACAGCGCGCGCCGGACGAAGGACACCATCAGGGGATCGAGTAACCACTGCACCCTGCTAATCTAACGATAATGATTGTCGTAAGCGAAATCGCGGTCCGGTATGGCTCGACCCCGGCGTTGGACGGTGTGAGTGTGCGTCTCGCGCCGGGCACCGTCACGGCCGTCGTGGGTCACAACGGTTCGGGGAAGTCGACGCTCCTGCAGTGCCTCGCCGGCATCGTGCGTCCGACGTCGGGACTGATCGACGGCACGAGCCGATTGTCCACGGCGTATGTGCCGCAACGCAATGCGGTGAGCGATCAGCTACCGCTGACCGTGCGGGAGGTGGCGGCCATGGGAGCGTGGCACCGACGCGGAGTGTGGCGGCGGCTCACTCCCGGCGACCGCGATGCCGTCGACGGCGCGTTGACCCGACTCGGTCTCGCCGACCTCGGCAGCCGGCGGATCGGCGCACTGTCGGGTGGGCAGCGTCAGCGCGCGCTGCTCGCGCAGGCGCTCGTGCAACGCGGCGACCTGCTGCTCCTCGACGAGCCGACCACCGGTCTCGACGCGGAGGCCCGCGCCGTGATCGGCGCCGCCGTCGACGAAGAGGCCGCGCGGGGTGCGATCGTCGTCGTGGCGACGCACGACACCGCCGATGCCGCCCGCGCCGACCAGGTGCTGACCCTGTCGTCGGGGGTGGTGCTCAGCCCACTTCGACGATGATGGCAGGCGTCACGCCTGCGCGGCCGCCTTCTCGAGTTCGGCGACGTCGAGTTTGCGCATCTTCAGCATCGCCTGCATGGCGCGCTGCGCCTTCTCCGTGTCCGGGTCGGACAGGAGTTCGAACAGCCGCTCCGGGACCACCTGCCAGGACACTCCGAAACGGTCCTTGACCCAACCGCATTGGCTTTCCTCGCCGCCGTCGGTGAAGGCGTCCCAGTACCTGTCCACTTCTTCCTGATCCGCACACCGGATCTCGAAGGAGATGGCCTCGTCGAACGTGAACTGCGGACCGCCGTTGAGCGCGGTGAACGGCTGTCCGTTGATCTCGAAGGACACCGTCAGCACCTTCCCCTCCGGGCCGGGAGTGTCCGGACCGTAGTGGGTGACCTCGGTGATCCGCGAGTTCGGGAACAGGGACGTGTAGAACTTGGCAGCCTCTTCGCCTTCGGTGTCGAACCAGAGGCAGGGGGTGATGGGTTTCATGGCGCGGTTCCTCTCACAGGTCCTCGTCGATTCATCGTCGCCGATATAGACCACACCTGCGCCCGAAATTCATCGAACCGCTGTCAGGAGTTCAGTGCACCGTCCGGGTGGACGAGATGGCGATCGCTCCGAACAGCCCGACTAGGGCGAATGCATAGAATCCCCACGGGACCGCGTAGCCGGCGCCCAGCAGGACGCCGCCGAGGATGGGTCCGCAGATCGCGCCGACCCGGCCCACCCCGGCCGACCAGCCGAGGGCGGTCGCACGGATCTGCGGCGGGTGGTTGGCGCTCGTGAACGCGTAGACGAGAACCTGTGCGCTGAACACGAAGCAACCGGCGAGGAACACCAGGGCGTAAATGCCGAACGACACCTTGACGCTGAGCAGGGCGAGGAACACCGCAGCGCCCGCGAACCAGATGATGGCCGCCGTGCGCGGACCGATCTTGTTGGCGACGCCGCCCGCGATCAGCAGTCCGACCACCGCGCCGGCATTGAGGATCAGCAGGAACGTCAGCGACGCGCCGAGGTCGTAGCCCGCCTCCCGCATGATCGTCGGCAGCCACGTGTTGAGGCCGTAGACGAGCAGAAGTCCCATGAACGAGGTGACCCAGATGGCGATGCTGTTGCGCAGGAACGGGCGCGAGAAGAGGGCACGCACCGGGTTGGCCGCGCTCGCGACCTTTGCGTCTTCGGTGGGCGCGGGTTCCAGTTCCAGGTCGTACTGCTTCGCGAGGGCCTCGGCCTCGGAGCGCTTGCCGTGTGCCAGCAGGTACGAGGGCGACTCGGGGAGGTAGCGCAGCATCAGCGGAATCAGCACCACCGCGGGCAGGGCGCCGACGACGAACATCGAGCGCCAGCCGAACGGTTCGATCAGGACGATCGCCAGCGCCGCAGTCGCAACGGCACCCACGTGATATCCGGTCATCAGCAGTGTCGAGGCGGAGCCGCCGCCCTGCTTCTTCGAGAATTCGTTGACCAGGGCAAGTGCGGTCGGCAGCGCGCCGCCGAGACCGACACCAGCGAGGAAGCGCAATAGCCCGAAGAGGAACGGGTTGGGCGCGGCCGCGCAGAGGAGCGTGAGGATCGAGAACGCGGCCACCGCGTACAGCAGGGCGCGCCGGCGTCCGATGACGTCGGTGAGCGTGCCGATGACCAGCGCGCCGATTGTCATGCCGACCAGGCCGAACGTCGAGATGAACGTGATCGCGCCCGTAGACAGATTCCAGTCGCTGTACTCGCGGAGCGAGGGAATGACGGCGCCGAGGACGACCAGGTCGAAACCGTCGAGCAGCACGGCCACCCAGCAGAGGGGCGCGACCCAGAGGGCGGTGGAGGCGCGGGCGGCGCTTCGTTGGGAAGTGGTCATGATGTCCTCGACTCGAGCGGTGTTCGCGATGCGAACCCTAGTTCTGTAGGCGCACTTATTGTGTGGTGCGCCATAGTTGCCTGTCAAACATGGCTACTCGACATGGGGGCGGTCCGCCGACCCCGGGCGTCCGCCCACTGTCGCCACAGGTTGGTCAAGAACTGGTAAACCCCGTGTGGATAATCGACCGCGTACCGAGTCGATGAGCCAGGACGGACTGTGAGAACCAACCCCCAGGTGGCTACGAGCCGTCCGCGCCACGCTGCCGCACCGCCGTCCACGGCGAGCGGCTACCGGTACGACCTCGACGGGCTGCGTGGAATCGCGATCGCGCTGGTGGTCGCCTATCACGTGTGGTTCGGGCGAGTGTCCGGCGGCGTCGACATCTTCCTGGTGCTCTCCGGGTTCTTCTTCACCGGCATGCTCGTGCGGCGCCTGGGTGCGGACTCGGGTCCGTCGGTCCCCGCCGTCCTGCGGCGCACCGCCCGCCGGCTGTTGCCCGCACTGGTGGTGGTGTCGGCCGTGACCGCGGTCGTAACCGTGATCCAGCGACCGTTCACGCAGTGGTCGGGGATCGCGGACCAGCTCCTCGCGTCGCTGCTGTACGTGCAGAACTGGCAACTGGCTCGGACGGCAGCCGACTACGCTGCCGCCGACGCGTCGGTCAGCCCGCTGCAGCACCTGTGGTCGATGTCCGTGCAGGGCCAGTTCTATGTGCTCGCCCTCGTGGTCGTCGCGGGCGTGGCCGGGACGTGCCGCCGCCGGATCGGTCTCGTGCGACCCCTGCTCGGCGGCGTACTCGCGGCGGGATTCGTCGGGTCGTTCGTCTATGCCGCGGCGCTGTCACAGGACCGGCAGTCGTGGGCGTATTTCGACACGTTCGCGCGACTGTGGGAACTGCTCGCCGGTGCACTGCTCGCGCTCGTCGTGCACCGGGTCGACCTGCCCCGCGGGTGGCGAGTGGTCCTTGCGGTGTCAGGCTTCGCCGTGGTCCTCGGGTGCGGGTTCCTGATCGACGGCGCCGCCGTGTTCCCCGGGCCGGCGGCCCTGATCCCGGTCGGCGGGGCCGTGGCGCTGATCCTCGCCGGAACCGGCCCGTCCGATCAGCCGGGGATCGTGACGATGCTGGCGTCCCGGCCGTTCGTCGAGCTCGGTGGCCTGGCCTATTCGCTGTACCTGTGGCACTGGCCGATCCTCATCTTCTACCTCACGTGGCGGGAGCGGCCCGCGGTCGGAGCGCTCGGCGGACTCGCGGTGATCCTCGTGTCGCTGACGCTGGCGTGGCTCACGCAGCGGCTGATCGAAGTGCGGTTCCGGGGCGGGGCCCGTCCGGGACGCGCGCTCACGGCGCTGGTCGCGGTCCTCGGTGTCGCCGTCGTCGGCTCGGCGTCCGGCTGGCACGCGTACCTCGTCCGCAACCCGGAGACGACCGCCCGCGTCGGCGACCTCGACCCGTGGCTCTACCCGGGCGCAGCGTCGCTGACGGACGGCGTGTTCGCACCGCGCGCGGACATGCGACCCACCCTGCTCAAGGCGTCGGGCGACCTGCCGCAGCCGACGCTCGACGGCTGCATCTCCGACCTGAGCACCCGCGACGTCGTCACCTGCGCCTACGGCGACGCGTTCGCCGACCGGACGATCGCGGTCGTGGGCAGTTCCCATGCCGAGCACTGGGTGCCCGCGCTCGACCGCATCGGACAGCAGCGTGGCATCCGAGTCGAGACGTACCTCAAGATGGGTGCCCCCTCACCGTCGCGGACGTCCCGCTGCTCGCCGGCGAACCGTATCCCGACTGCGGCGACTGGTCCCGCGACGTCCTGGACCGGCTGCGGGATCACCGTCCGGACTGGGTGTTCTCGACGTCGTCGCGTCCCAACGACGAGGGGGCCGGCGACGTCACGCCCGACGACTACGTGGGCCTGTGGGAGCGGCTCGCCGATTTCGGGCTCCCGTTCCTCGGCATCCGCGATACCCCGTGGCTGCACCACGAGGCCGTCCCGTATTCGGCCGTCGACTGCCTCGCCGACGGCGGCGACGCCGACAGTTGCGGACTGCCGCGCGACGACCTCCTCGCCCCGGACAATCCCACCCTCGAGGCGGCCCGCGACCTGCCGTCGGTGTATCCGCTCGACCTCACGGATGCCGTGTGTGATGTGGCGATCTGCCGTGCGGTGCAAGGGAACATCCTCGTCTACCACGATTCGCATCACCTCTCGGCGACGTACGTTCGCAGCCTCGGCCCGGAACTCGACCGGCAGATCGGCATGGCCACCCGCTGGTGGTGACCGGGATACTGGCGGCATGCCCGAAGACGACCGCAGCATGCTGGGACGTGCCTTCCTGGTGCTGGGGTCGTTCACGTCGGAGCGGCCGCGACTGTCGCAGTCGGAGCTGAGCCGCCGCACCGGACTGCCGCTGCCCACCGTCCATCGGCTGTGCCGTCAACTCGTCGGCAACGGCGCGCTCGAACGCGTCGACGACGGGCACTACGAGATCGGGGTGCGGCTGTGGGAGTTGGGTGCGCTCGCGCCCCGCGCCCACGGACTGCGGCAGGTGGCGTTGCCGTACCTCGAGGACCTGTACGAGGCGACGCGGGAGAATGTCCAACTCGTGGTCCGGGAGGATCTGGAGGCGCTCTACCTCGAGCGGTTGTCGGCGCGCGGTGCCGTGACCGTCGTCGGCAGGGCCGGTGGCCGGTTGCCGCTGCATGCGTCGAGCGGCGGCCTCGTGCTGTTGGCGTTCGGCGGTTCGGATCTGCTCGACGACGTCCTCGCGGCGGGCCTCGAACGCTTCACCCCGTCCACCATCACCACCGAGCATCGCCTGCGCAGCACCCTCGACGACATCCGCCGGACCGGGTGGGTCACGTGCCGTGAACATCTCAATGTCGGAACGCTGGCCGTGGCCGCGCCGGTGTCGCGGTCGACGGGTGAGGTGGTGGCGGCGGTGTCCGTCGTGGTTCCGGCGGAAAAGGATCCCGCGCCTCTGATCCCCGCGGTCGTGGCGGCGGCGCGAGGCATTTCCCGGGGCGTCGCCTAGCTCGTCTTTCACTCAGTGAAAGTGGGGGTGTTGCGGGCCGCTCCTTCGCAGCACAGTGACTGGTGCCACGAACTACGCGAGGAGTCTGCTCATGAACACACAGGTCGGGATCGTCGGCGGGGGTCCCGCAGGACTGATGCTGTCCCATCTCCTGCACCTGAAGGGCATCGATTCCGTCGTGCTCGAAATCCGCACCCGCGAGGAGGTGGAGGGCACCATCCGCGCCGGCGTGCTGGAGCAGAACACCGTCGACCTGATGGTCGACACCGGACTCGGCGACCGCGTCAAGCGCGAGGGACTCACCCATCACGGCATCGAACTGCGATTCGGCGGCCGCGGTCACCGCATCGACTTCGACGAACTGACGAACGGCCGCGCCGTCACCGTCTACCCGCAGCACGAGGTCCTCGAAGACCTCATCGCCAGGCGCCTCGAGGACGGCGGCGACATCCGGTTCGGCGTCTCCGACGTGCAGATCCTCGGTCACACGTCCGACACCCCGAAGATCACGTACGTCGACGCCGACGGCAACGAGCAGACGCTCACCTGCGCGCTCGTCGCCGGCTGCGACGGGTCGCGGACCTCCACCCGCGGACTCATCCCCGAGACCACCGTGCGCACCGACCACTTCCGCCAGTACCCGTTCGCCTGGTTCGGGATCCTCGCCGAGGCCCCGCCCTCGTCGGAGGAACTGATCTACGCCAACCACCCCCGCGGCTTCGCCCTCATCAGCACCCGCACCCCGGACATCCAGCGGCACTACCTGCAGGTCGACCCCGACGATTCCGTCGACAACTGGTCCGACGACCGCATCTGGTCGGAACTGCACGCCCGCGTCGACGGTGAAGGCGCGGAGATCAAGGACGGCAAGATCTTCCAGAAGTCGATCCTCCAGTTCCGCAGCTTCGTGTGCGAGCCCATGCAGCACGGCAACCTCTTCCTCGCCGGCGACGCCGCCCACACCGTGCCGCCCACCGGCGCGAAGGGCATGAACCTGGCGATCGCCGACGTCTACTTCCTGTCCGAGGCGATGGGCGAATACTTCGCCACCCGCAGCCGGGCCGGGCTCGAGGGCTACACCGACACCGTCCTCCCGCGCGTGTGGCGGACCCAGCACTTCTCCTGGTGGATGTCCTCGATGCTGCACCGACTCCCCGACGACACCGGATTCGGCCACAAGCGGCAGGTCGCCGAGCTCGACATGGTCACCCGCTCCGTCGCCGGCCGCACCCTCATCGCCGAGAACTATGTCGGCACCCCTTTGCGCTGACGCGGTCGTGTGCGGACATGACGTCGATGCTAGCGGGCGGGCGTTTTCAAGCCTTCCCGCTCGCCGGCGGGCACGTCCGTGAGAGCGACCGACTCGTCCGCCAACGCGGCGCGGTCGACCTTGCGGCCCCGGGCGATCAGGGTGCGCACGGTCCGGAGATCCTTCGGTCGGCCCACGGCGATGACCCCGACCGGGACGTCCTTGCGCACCGCGATCGCCGTGAAATCGCGATCCGCGATCGAACCGCGGACCACGTAGTCGTCGTCGAAACGGGTCGCGCCGGCGAACTGCACGTTGTGGCCGTATTGGGTGGACCATCCCCACGGGACGTCCGTGAACGGCTGGGGTGTCCCGAGGATCGACCGCGCGGCGGCAATTCCCTGTGCCTGAGCGCCGTTCCAGTGTTCGGAGCGATATCGGTCGCCGCCGCGGACACCGGGGATGTTGGCCGCGTCTCCGGCCGCGTAGACGCCGTCGGCGGAGGTGCGAAACTGCCCGTCGACGGTGATGCCGTTGTGGACGCGCAGTCCCGCCGCGGCCGCGAG
It includes:
- the aztB gene encoding zinc ABC transporter permease AztB, which encodes MQWLLDPLMVSFVRRALFAGMLVSVLCGLVGTWVVLRGMAFMSEAISHGMLPGVAVAYLAGANLLVGAAASAVVMILGVAWVSKHSRLSEDTGIGLLFVGMLTVGVVIVSRARSFAVDLTAFLFGDVLSATRGDLIWLAAAAAVAGILSVLAYRPFVALVFDERKAHTLGLRPRWAHLALLALVVLAVVASFRIVGTLLVFGLLVAPSATAALFGKSIGATMAVAVLLGWSATFAGLIVSWNADTAAGATIAGLAVLQFFAAALARSASRRLRPAVLPTPVPVR
- the aztA gene encoding zinc ABC transporter ATP-binding protein AztA, whose protein sequence is MIVVSEIAVRYGSTPALDGVSVRLAPGTVTAVVGHNGSGKSTLLQCLAGIVRPTSGLIDGTSRLSTAYVPQRNAVSDQLPLTVREVAAMGAWHRRGVWRRLTPGDRDAVDGALTRLGLADLGSRRIGALSGGQRQRALLAQALVQRGDLLLLDEPTTGLDAEARAVIGAAVDEEAARGAIVVVATHDTADAARADQVLTLSSGVVLSPLRR
- a CDS encoding VOC family protein, yielding MKPITPCLWFDTEGEEAAKFYTSLFPNSRITEVTHYGPDTPGPEGKVLTVSFEINGQPFTALNGGPQFTFDEAISFEIRCADQEEVDRYWDAFTDGGEESQCGWVKDRFGVSWQVVPERLFELLSDPDTEKAQRAMQAMLKMRKLDVAELEKAAAQA
- a CDS encoding aromatic acid/H+ symport family MFS transporter, whose product is MTTSQRSAARASTALWVAPLCWVAVLLDGFDLVVLGAVIPSLREYSDWNLSTGAITFISTFGLVGMTIGALVIGTLTDVIGRRRALLYAVAAFSILTLLCAAAPNPFLFGLLRFLAGVGLGGALPTALALVNEFSKKQGGGSASTLLMTGYHVGAVATAALAIVLIEPFGWRSMFVVGALPAVVLIPLMLRYLPESPSYLLAHGKRSEAEALAKQYDLELEPAPTEDAKVASAANPVRALFSRPFLRNSIAIWVTSFMGLLLVYGLNTWLPTIMREAGYDLGASLTFLLILNAGAVVGLLIAGGVANKIGPRTAAIIWFAGAAVFLALLSVKVSFGIYALVFLAGCFVFSAQVLVYAFTSANHPPQIRATALGWSAGVGRVGAICGPILGGVLLGAGYAVPWGFYAFALVGLFGAIAISSTRTVH
- a CDS encoding IclR family transcriptional regulator, with translation MLGRAFLVLGSFTSERPRLSQSELSRRTGLPLPTVHRLCRQLVGNGALERVDDGHYEIGVRLWELGALAPRAHGLRQVALPYLEDLYEATRENVQLVVREDLEALYLERLSARGAVTVVGRAGGRLPLHASSGGLVLLAFGGSDLLDDVLAAGLERFTPSTITTEHRLRSTLDDIRRTGWVTCREHLNVGTLAVAAPVSRSTGEVVAAVSVVVPAEKDPAPLIPAVVAAARGISRGVA
- a CDS encoding 4-hydroxybenzoate 3-monooxygenase, with amino-acid sequence MNTQVGIVGGGPAGLMLSHLLHLKGIDSVVLEIRTREEVEGTIRAGVLEQNTVDLMVDTGLGDRVKREGLTHHGIELRFGGRGHRIDFDELTNGRAVTVYPQHEVLEDLIARRLEDGGDIRFGVSDVQILGHTSDTPKITYVDADGNEQTLTCALVAGCDGSRTSTRGLIPETTVRTDHFRQYPFAWFGILAEAPPSSEELIYANHPRGFALISTRTPDIQRHYLQVDPDDSVDNWSDDRIWSELHARVDGEGAEIKDGKIFQKSILQFRSFVCEPMQHGNLFLAGDAAHTVPPTGAKGMNLAIADVYFLSEAMGEYFATRSRAGLEGYTDTVLPRVWRTQHFSWWMSSMLHRLPDDTGFGHKRQVAELDMVTRSVAGRTLIAENYVGTPLR